The sequence CgttaattttcttctcaatctTGCATTTGATCTCTCGCAACTTAACAAGCGCTACCTCAGGTCTGTCAGGAACGCCCTTAAGAACCTAAATAAAAAAGTCGCATATGAGTATCTTTGTCAGTGGTTGTCTAACATTTTAACTTTCTAGCAACAATACTCACCTGAAATGCTTCACTTTCTACACGGATAATTACACCAAAACTCATATTACTGCACCAAAAAGCACAAACAAATGTTTGACTCAGCCCCGAACAACTAAGAACATCTACTCCAGTATCACCAGTTCAATTGTATGCAAAGAGAACATTTATCTAATTCCCGAACAGAAGAGAACGTCTTACTCGAGAAGCACAAGATCATGAAGCTCATAGTCCCCAATTCTTGTAACACCAGAAGTAACCTCTGAGCTCTCCACCACATCATCAGCAAAAACCCGAATCTGAAGATAATGGATACTACAGTTATTTATGCATTCTTCTATCTAAAAGGCTAATCTTGAAGTTCACAAGAGTGCTCACATGGTGCATCAAAACATGATGACCATAACTTACATGTTCCTTAGTAGTATCAGATAAAATTATGAGAACATGCTGCTCAACCTTGACAACCATACCAGTTGCACCTTCCTGTGTACCGGACACAACCTTCACATGATTCCCAGGTTCGAAGTACTTGCAAAGTTCTTTTTCATTTACTGCAAGAGTTTTCTGAAAAGTACAGGCACATTAGGGACAGCTACTTTGAATagtcaaaaaaatataagaatttctTATTCTTGCAGTTCAATTATTTCTTACAGGAAGGCCCTTCATTTCTGGTCTGATGTGCACATTCTCTTCCTCGACTTTCTCAACCCATCCTTTCAAGTTTTTGAGATCTCCCTTGATGACAATAACTGCATCACCCTTCATAAAGTGTCCTTTCTTTCTATTTGCAAATAGCGTTGACAAACTGGCTATATCACCATCTCCATTCTCACCAGGTTTCCGAAATTTCTCAAGTTCAtcaaaagtgggttttatattttgagaGCTAATTGATTTGATTGACACTGTCTTGTATAAGAAACCATCTTTAAATAACATGCCTGAAATATTCTCAAAGTAATCACCGGTCATTGGATCTCTTCTCCGCTCTACACGAATATTCAGTTCTCTGAAAATATAAAGCATAAGATATTAGAGGCCAGTGAACTAGACGTTATACCATGACTACATTATCTAGAAACTATGTCAAAACATATCTGATAAAAATCATACCTAGCTTCATCAATGTTCATAAAACGTGGAGGAGGAACAAATGCCTTCTTCTTCACAACTTCTCTACCCTCCtgtttcatatattaattaaccaGCTATTATCAAGATACATCAACCATTCAATGCACCGCATTTAACTTCGTCAGTCAAAGCTTCTTCTGATGTTTAGACAGACATGCAACCgatcaaatggaaaaaaaataaattaccacTTTATTTGCAAGAGCCTGTAAGTCAATCCTTGGGATTAATTTCACAGTAACTCTCTGCCTCACATTATCTACATCCACCACCTATGGAAAAGAAAGCTTGAAGGTCAGATCCAAGATTTATAGTAAAATATCATTGAATGAAAGTAATATAATTCACACCTTTGCAAGGTCTCCCTTATATGTCCCAATCTTCATTCTGACCCAAGTATCCCTGGAGAGATCAATTGCTTTGCTTTCAACTGAAAGAACATCGGTCATTTCTTTGATAGGGACAAGCATTactttctgggaaaaaatgttGCGCAGTCCTTTGCAAGCCTGAAGcaataaggaaagaaaaatagttaaaaCCTCAAgcattaaataaaaacaaatgtatCAATTACAGCATAATTCCATTCATAGTCTCAGAAGTTAACATGAATAATGCATTCATCCAACATAAATTACCTCTTTCACATGGGCTTCTTTGTAtgcttcaatatatatatagttcttaaGGTGATCAAGAGCAACCGCAGACGTGATTTGCAATTCAGTTCCTTTATCAATATACTTCTGCATCAAGCAAATAACTGCTTCTCGCTCCCGACCAATCTAATGAGCAAGAACACAAATTTACTAAAAAATTGCTGCCcgcaaaagataaataataaataagcaattAGACAAAACATATTGATGGATGAGAATGATAATCATACCGCACATTTCACCATCCACAACTTTGGATCTCTAACAGACGGTAAATGAGCCTGTTGCTCAACATCTGTGGTCTCCTCATCATACTCGGTGTGACTAGACCTCGCATATCTTGCCTGGATCCTCCTCTCAAGTGCTTCAACATCTTCTTGTTCATCCTCTCGAGAAAGGAGTGGGCGACGCGGGATCCTTCGACCATCATCTTCATCAGGCAATTCCGCTCCACCATCCACAATGAAATCTGCATGGTCAAGTGTTTGTTCATTTATCATCAATGCACATAAAATTTAGGATAGAGTAACAGATgagtaaaatacataaaacaggGTGATTACATAAATGCTTGAAAATAACTTATTTGCCACATGGCCCTCCTAATTTTGGTTACTTTTCATTATTATGGTCTTTTTTACCTCCGTAAGTAAATCAAGTCCTTCTCTGTTACGAAACAACTTCACAGTTGATAACATAAGAACCAGTATAGACAGCTGAAATATGTATCACACTCAGCAAGTCGAACGGAAAGAAACAAGTTCAAGTATTCCATTTACACACACAAACAAGGAGGTACAAAGAGGGGGGAAGATCAGTgcaggaaagaaaacaaaaagaaaggaaaaagaaaaacttgcaCCCAACACGTCTAAGCccaaacacataaaaataacagcATATTTGGGAAcaatgagtttttctttttttaatttcacgATTTTCTTAGTCTCAATCCAAAAATATCTCAATCATCAAAGTAGTGACCCATTAAAACCCATCttcaaaagttctcaaaagtatcataaattttttagaaaatctttGTTTATTGGCACCAGGCGTCCAATAAAAAGTCCTTACTAATCCAGGGGGGAGCACAGGCCTTTAGCAAGGAGTTTCCAGCAAGTGCACCTTGAGTAATTCGAGAAAAATTCTGCCAGTCTAATAGCCCCTAGAAATCGTATGCACCCAAGAGGGTTCAAgagtacttatcaaaaaaaaaaaaaagagggttCAAGAAAATCTTACATCCAAACATTTCCTAAACTCTAGTCACTATAAAGGATAAAGTCATTTCAAACATTGCAAACTAATGGAGGACCTCTCAAACTATAACAATATAAGGGAGTAAGACAGGGTTTGCCTAGCACACTCCAGCAAACTCTAGCAATAAGATACCCAGCAAAATCTTACATTTCATTGAAAACCTTTCGTCTCAATCCGTGGTGATGGAAGACGTACATTTTCCAACagattaatggaaaaaaaaaatcgacaaGAATCAACCAGGATCTTAGCTATGAGGAGAGCCTTGCACCAAGAGTCAGCTGTCTTAAATAAGAAAGTTTATAAGTTACTTTTCAAAGCTTTTGAGAGAGTTCTACACACATTCAAATACAGGATTATGAAAATAAGGTTCAGGGAATTTCATGCCCGTGACTTTATTTAAGGGTAAACTTCTTCATTACAATTTTCGTAGTTTTAATTTTGGGCTTTAAATAAGTGTTAGAAAAGTTATTGATGGCCAGGAATTAAGGTGCAACAAGGCTTAATCCATATTCTTATAGGAAGAGTCAAAAGAATCGAATAAAAACCAGGAATTCTACGTTAAATACGAATTCCTCTTGACCATCACTGCGTTCAACAATCAAACAAACAATATGCATCTTGATATGAACAGAGTGTATGCATGCCTGTAAAATTATATGTGTTCTTTACATTTACATGATTCAAATTCAATATATGCAAAGGCTATTTACGTTTTAGAACTAAAACTAAGCCCACTAAAGAAACGTTTGAAACCATAATGGTAGTCAATTACGCAATTCATTCATGACAACCTCCAGAAACAAAGTCACAAAATTTGGTACATACTTAAACAGCCGACAGTCAGCGCAACCAATTCAATTGTTCCCGagaacgggaaaaaaaaaacccttcactcctgaatttttttatctctaattGGATAAAAAATTCCCATCTCATCGCGCAGCGGATTTGAATAACTCAGCTTCACTTATCCTATCCATCCCAAACCGCCAATGAAATAAGCCACGCAATTGAACTCCCACAAACCCTAaacttaaaatccaaaacaaaaggaaaagaacagaAATCAGGAAAGAACCTTACCATCCTCGccatcttcctcctcctcttcctcgtCGGTATCGACCTGCGCCTCTAGATCAAAGAACTCAGAACCGGACCGCCTCTTCGGCCGGGGCCTACGCCCTCCAACTCGgccgccgccgccgccaccGTAGTCATCGTCgtcatcttcctcctcttcctcgtCGTCTTCCTCCGCAACGTCGTCTATGAACTCAGATCTCCGCCTCTTCCGGCTCGAGGCGCCcctgtcttcttcttcctcttcctcttcctcgtcCTCATCGTACACCTGATATTCTTCCTCCTCAGGCTCGAGGTCGTCGTCTTCGTCCTCTCCTCTACGCGGCATCGCTCTCTCTACCTGTCTCTCGTTTTTCTGTCGCTCTGAAACTGGAACCCTAGAAGATGAGGGCCTGTTAATAAGGGGTGCGGGAcacagtttttttcttttccttttaactTTTCTCCGAGCAGCAGGAAGGTTGCCAGCAGCTATGATGAtaataactattatttattattattattatacttttagatttttaatgattaagtaataatttcattataaaatcaaaaattaaaagttattttatgtttaactgatatttaaaaatatcttattaaataaataaaacataaatctaCTCATCTTGTAACACTCTGATCTTGGAAGGGGTCGGAGAGTTACCAATCATCTGGAAGCGGGGTGTTACCAATTGTTACCAAAAATCATATTTCACAGTATAGATAAAATTCTCAATACCTCAACTACACATAGATCTCACTATTTTAACTCAACTGCTCTAAATAATTAACTAGGAACATCACAGTAGCTTAATATAAATGCCAACCTCTCAACATACCATGTTATCAGAACATAAcaaatttgttgaatcaaattcTCCAATAATCATGACATTCTTTTGTGTTTAATCCATTATGCTCGCATAGCCTTACCCATGCTTTCTATTCTTGATCCTTAGCTGAAAcatctaaaatatctaaaaatattgtagagataatgggtgagttatcaacaactcagtaagcagaaaacatatactagtatgtaaacatgagccttttcacaaagttcagaatgtagaaacaaaatattttggttccaatatacaaatctcaaaaatatgttatcaaaaaaTCAGAGCAACATTTCAGACTGTTCATATTCTAAAATcaattgttcatattcaaataccTTTTTGGCATAATATGACTGAacttcttcatcttatcatatcatttcatattgtatcatattatatcatatcatatcatataccatgtttaatccATGTGGTAAGGTTGTGCTATTCCCGGTGACCAAACCAGGTAGTATCAAAATgtgaaatttttctttattcattctcggagctcCAAGTGTGCACGCAGGAAATAATACACAGAAAATTTACTTTGTTTCAAAAGTGGGTGTACTTATATCAGAGATATTGGTACCAATCATATAATAGAATCAGagttatcatatcagaaccagaaTCAAAAAGTTATGCCAAAAATTTTTCAgatgcatatcatatcaaacaaaGTGTTGAatatattcaaatcattttcacatatacaaaacagattcagaacatcttcatataacatgtacaaaactttcattttcattttcgctcttttgcacattttagaaataacatgtcaaaatattgttcatgtctacactagtcatgccaaaaaatattttatcttttatacaaatttcatgaatgATGCAAAACACATAAttgaggttattttcacatttttttcaaaacatatcatgcacatttttataaatcaacctcagtttattttctttttatgcaaaatctagtacAGGAATCTCACTTACCTCGACCTTTTAATTTCTCTAAATTTCCTTACAACAGTGCCAAAGAtatatcaatcgtcacctataaattAATCACATATCCCgagtaaatttttaattaaacacTTACTTCATAATTAAAACTCGAGATATTAAATATCTATACTTCTCTAATGTCTAAGATCCTTGAAATCTTAAAATATCATCGCTTCccaaaatactttgattttccataatttctttttccaaatcATCATGTGATTAAACTCTAACATATCCTCACATTCGAAACATctaatttctcttaatttaatcATGAGAATATGCTACCAAAGCTATGGTCATATTATGCAAGAGCATacatgtaaatttaaatttctaagAGTTTAATAATCGATGTGTCCTAACCAATGAAATGGAGAAGGCTTACGACAAAGTAACCATCCGATATGGGTCGTGATTTTGTTCATCAACTTTCGACGTAGGTGAGTGACGTTGGCTGTCCATGGCGGTAGAACATGataatatgagagagagagttgtgagAGAAAtaacatggagagagagagagagagagagagagagagtaattaTGTACGGTGGAGTACGGTGGCATGGGGAGTAGCACAACTAATCTATGGGGGTTGGCCAGTGTAGAACCTACGACGGGTAGTGGCTATTTCCAGCAATAAACGGTGGCTGAAACTGAGGGACGTGGggtctttttttcccttcataTTTTCGAGTGGTGAATTagtggttgttgtggtgtttaCAGAGGGTGGTAGTGGGAGTATGAGCAGTGACTGAGTGGTGCAATTGGGTGGTACGTGGTCGAGTTGTGGCATCGATTTTATGTGAAGGAAGGCTCACAACGTGGAGGTTCTACCTGTGGAGGGCACCGAAGGGCATTCTCACAATGCAATGGCTTGCCTTCTTGAGGGCTTTTGTTTCGTGCAAAAGGGTTGAGGAGAGGAGGCTTCAGGTGGTTGCTCGAATTTTGGTGATGGTGGTAGGGTGCTAAAAAGGGCTGAGAGATTGCTGGTAGGTATGTCAAATCATGTTAACTGGTTGTATTCGTGTTGTAtcaagacatatatattatacttaatGGATCAAcccgaacacgaccc comes from Juglans microcarpa x Juglans regia isolate MS1-56 chromosome 8S, Jm3101_v1.0, whole genome shotgun sequence and encodes:
- the LOC121244480 gene encoding putative transcription elongation factor SPT5 homolog 1, which produces MPRRGEDEDDDLEPEEEEYQVYDEDEEEEEEEEDRGASSRKRRRSEFIDDVAEEDDEEEEEDDDDDYGGGGGGRVGGRRPRPKRRSGSEFFDLEAQVDTDEEEEEEDGEDDFIVDGGAELPDEDDGRRIPRRPLLSREDEQEDVEALERRIQARYARSSHTEYDEETTDVEQQAHLPSVRDPKLWMVKCAIGREREAVICLMQKYIDKGTELQITSAVALDHLKNYIYIEAYKEAHVKEACKGLRNIFSQKVMLVPIKEMTDVLSVESKAIDLSRDTWVRMKIGTYKGDLAKVVDVDNVRQRVTVKLIPRIDLQALANKVEGREVVKKKAFVPPPRFMNIDEARELNIRVERRRDPMTGDYFENISGMLFKDGFLYKTVSIKSISSQNIKPTFDELEKFRKPGENGDGDIASLSTLFANRKKGHFMKGDAVIVIKGDLKNLKGWVEKVEEENVHIRPEMKGLPKTLAVNEKELCKYFEPGNHVKVVSGTQEGATGMVVKVEQHVLIILSDTTKEHIRVFADDVVESSEVTSGVTRIGDYELHDLVLLDNMSFGVIIRVESEAFQVLKGVPDRPEVALVKLREIKCKIEKKINVQDRHKNTVSVKDIVRIIEGPCKGKQGPVEHIHRGVLFIYDRHHLEHAGFICAKAHCCIIVGGSRTGGNRNGDSYSRFPSLRTPPRIPESPKRFSRGGPPLDSGGRHRGGRGHDGLVGTTVKVRQGPYKGYRGRVVEIKGSSVRVELESQMKVVTVDRNFISDNVVVSTPYRDTPRYGMGSETPMHPSRTPLHPYMTPMRDPGATPIHDGMRTPMRDRAWNPYTPMSPPRDNWEDGNPASWGTSPQYQAGSPPLRAYEAPTPGSGWANTPGGNYSEAGTPRDSSAYANAPSPYLPSTPGGQPLTPNSASYLPGTPGGQPMTPGTGGLDAMSPVIGGDNEVFLMPDILVSVRRSGEESVVGIVREVLGDGSCRVVLGLSGNGETVTALADDMVVVAPRKNDKIKIMAGLLRGSTGKLIGVDGSDGIVKVDDTLDVKILDLVSLAKLAQP